The Roseimicrobium gellanilyticum genomic interval TTCCAGTGATATTTATATCGATGTAGAAATCAGCATTTGCGGCACCTGTCATTTTTCTGATAGCATCGGGATCTACGGGTTCAATCGTTGTGGTTGTCGTAGAAATGCCCGCTCCTTTATTTGGGTCGAATGGAATACCATTCTTAACGGCGTCTTTGGCGTCCCTCTTACTAAGGAACCTTCTAACAATCTCTTTATAATCCACCAATGTGTTTTTTGTACTCTCTGTGGGCTGCTGAGACTCCTCTGTCTGCTGGAAAAGGGTATTGGCCGGTATCAACGGAGTCGGTATTTCCTTAGGTACGGCGACCGGTGCAACAGCCACTCCACCGGTGCCTACGGGTACAGGCGGTGGTCCCGATCTGCCAGACATCCCAGCCACCCCAGCACGCCCCATGGAAGCAGCTGCATCGAGTACAGCGACGTTTCCACCTACAGAGCGCCCCTTCCTACCTTCTTCAGTATTGGAGCCCCAATCAGTTCCCAAGAAGCCCCCGGCCGCTCCTTTAAGAAACTCACCTGGTGAACGTTTCAAGGCATCAAGTCGCTTCCCCCCTTCTTTGAAGTCCGTGAGATTGACATCGCAAAAGTCAGCATCGGACGGGCGCGCAGCGTAGAGACCTATTCCATATGGCTGGTGCGCCCCAAATTCGATGGTTATTCCGAAACCTGTCATACGCCACCTCAGCCCATCGGGATCAAACTTGGTCCA includes:
- a CDS encoding RHS repeat-associated core domain-containing protein, producing the protein NMLASVTLPDSSVHSYAYDYRVRRITRTEGSTTPVAMTFSGGLSVAEFEVLDPGTGTLNTQPTVEYQRGPDMGGGVGGLLYSLRSGTAKFNLSNGRGDVVAQSDSSGSLTWTASYEAYGKRPVETGSNLDRQRANTKEEDPTGLVNEGFRYRDLETGVWLSRDPAGFVDGPNLYAYCVQNPWTKFDPDGLRWRMTGFGITIEFGAHQPYGIGLYAARPSDADFCDVNLTDFKEGGKRLDALKRSPGEFLKGAAGGFLGTDWGSNTEEGRKGRSVGGNVAVLDAAASMGRAGVAGMSGRSGPPPVPVGTGGVAVAPVAVPKEIPTPLIPANTLFQQTEESQQPTESTKNTLVDYKEIVRRFLSKRDAKDAVKNGIPFDPNKGAGISTTTTTIEPVDPDAIRKMTGAANADFYIDINITGKARLNTVTKGGKADIKIQEDIKPEDVIDKGRVRKSNESVIDNE